From one Solanum stenotomum isolate F172 chromosome 12, ASM1918654v1, whole genome shotgun sequence genomic stretch:
- the LOC125848546 gene encoding uncharacterized protein C594.04c-like, with translation MATHSNLKNALIAFLAPLPSLLFYLSFLRHYHEDNPLYNWCYHHPLLFANVLFFFNVNILFYAIGYLQSSHWMIDLYWTVIPVMLVHFYANHPLAQYNVWRSKVVILLTWIWSIRLTHNYFRRENWQWGHRQDWRFTDMSHQFGKNWWRISFFVVYFSQQIFLIGICLPMYVVHSEDKPWNIWDFIAVFICLSAIIIAYYADTELYNFVSRNQKLKELGKPMVPNLDEGLWRYSRHPNYFGEQLWWWGLFLFAWNLGETWTFVGALANSLCLAHVTVLVENRMLKQAYRAEAYKLYQRTTSVWIPWFKSSTKGKDKDT, from the exons ATGGCAACTCATAGCAATTTGAAGAATGCCTTGATTGCGTTTCTTGCTCCACTTCCCTCCTTACTTTTCTACCTATCTTTCCTTCGCCATTACCATGAAGATAATCCACTCTACAATTGGTGTTACCACCACCCTCTTCTGTTTGCTAATGTCTTGTTTTTCTTCAATGTCAATATCCTCTTCTATGCCATTGGTTATCTCCAATCTAGTCACTGG ATGATAGATTTGTACTGGACTGTGATTCCAGTAATGTTAGTGCATTTCTATGCAAATCATCCGTTGGCGCAGTATAATGTGTGGAGGTCTAAGGTGGTTATACTTTTAACTTGGATTTGGAGTATAAGACTTACTCATAACTACTTCCGTCGCGAGAACTGGCAATGGGGACACAGGCAAGATTGGAGATTTACAGATATGAGCCACCAGTTTGGCAAGAACTGGTGGCGgatctctttctttgttgtttatttctCTCAGCAG ATTTTTCTGATCGGTATATGCCTGCCTATGTATGTTGTCCACTCTGAAGACAAGCCATGGAATATCTGGGATTTCATTGCTGTATTCATCTGCTTGTCTGCCATTATAATTGCTTATTATGCAGATACCGAGCTCTACAATTTTGTGAGCAGAAATCAGAAACTAAAAGAGCTTGGCAAGCCAATGGTTCCCAATCTTGATGAAGGCCTCTGGAGGTATTCACGACATCCAAACTATTTTGGAGAGCAGTTATGGTGGTGGGGACTCTTCCTATTTGCCTGGAACTTGGGTGAGACTTGGACTTTTGTTGGTGCACTCGCTAATAGCTTGTGTCTTGCACATGTCACTGTGCTTGTTGAGAATAGGATGCTTAAGCAAGCCTACAGAGCTGAAGCATACAAGCTCTACCAGAGGACAACATCTGTGTGGATACCATGGTTCAAGTCATCCACAAAAG